TTGATGCTCCAGAGCGAGCGATATGGCATCAGGCTGCATCTGGCGTATCTGAACCATAACCTGCGCGGCAAAGAATCGGCAGAGGAACAGCGATTCGTGGAAGGCATGGCAAAAGAGCTAGGTCTGCCCCTTGAGATCAGGACTTTGACAAAGCGGGAGTCGCAAGAGCTGTCGGAGAGGTCGCTTGAGTCGCGAGCGAGGGCACATCGACTAGCCTTCCTCGAGGAGGCGGCATCGAGGGTCGGGGCCGATGAGATAGCGACTGGCCACACATTCGACGATCAGGTTGAGACACTTCTGATGA
The sequence above is drawn from the bacterium genome and encodes:
- the tilS gene encoding tRNA lysidine(34) synthetase TilS is translated as MLKRQTQLVPLSVIKTIEAYSMFAPGDTVLVAFSGGPDSTALVHILMLQSERYGIRLHLAYLNHNLRGKESAEEQRFVEGMAKELGLPLEIRTLTKRESQELSERSLESRARAHRLAFLEEAASRVGADEIATGHTFDDQVETLLM